One Bacillus sp. (in: firmicutes) genomic window carries:
- a CDS encoding dihydroorotate dehydrogenase, with amino-acid sequence MPDWSYHTLFRPILHRLPAQVSRDFIHRSMSFISSIPFGSKLISFLGHFDNDLRLSKTIGDVTVPNPLGLSGEIDPSLIGTKAFTHLGWGFIEIGPITVNSTLQNDCPLWDRKNKRILFPEPLPSIEVKKVKDRLKKVKKQQPFLLRLRGTNEEIVRLIQQLFSYGDGFIIETTELISHEVLRGLRQCAMGKPIILSVKNDINLIRKTILPIQSFLDGIVVESDRTWTTEENQRLLKKTVHLLKQQANWHLPIVIKGGVQSPNDALELLHAGADFLLISDGYIYSGPGLPKRILESLLFTSFGNLEKSQYTGWQYYWWFGLIIFLSGILAFIFSVTSVILPYDEAFLNTTREQIYSWNPQLLAFMSHDRMTLAGTMISGGILYMFLAKYGVQYRLHWTKHAIDVAGIIGFLGFLLFIGYGYFDFLHLSLWMILIPFFLKGMKSSKNVKALPVSFDLYNDRAWKQCLWGQLAFISLGVSLVFGGVVIALIGTTTIFVPTDLAYICMTPEMLNDWNERLIPVIAHDRAGFGSALCSVGTLIFLISLWGFRRGASWVWRAFFIGGIPAFVTGIGTHFWIGYTTLIHLVPAYIALFLYIVGLLTTYRYLHDKGSKIS; translated from the coding sequence ATGCCAGATTGGTCATATCATACGCTTTTCCGACCCATTCTTCATCGCTTACCGGCCCAAGTTAGTCGTGATTTTATTCATCGGTCCATGTCCTTCATTTCTTCGATTCCATTTGGATCTAAGTTAATATCCTTCTTAGGGCATTTTGACAATGATCTGCGATTGAGCAAAACAATAGGAGATGTTACTGTACCTAATCCATTGGGTCTTTCCGGTGAGATTGACCCTAGTTTAATAGGAACGAAAGCATTTACCCATCTAGGCTGGGGATTTATTGAAATAGGTCCCATTACTGTGAACAGTACGCTACAAAACGATTGTCCATTATGGGACCGAAAAAATAAACGAATATTGTTTCCGGAACCTCTCCCTTCTATTGAAGTAAAAAAAGTAAAAGATCGCTTGAAAAAAGTAAAAAAACAACAACCTTTTCTTTTACGTCTAAGAGGTACAAATGAAGAAATTGTTCGTCTCATTCAACAATTATTCTCATACGGAGATGGATTTATTATTGAGACGACCGAGCTTATAAGTCATGAAGTTCTCCGAGGGTTACGACAATGTGCCATGGGAAAACCTATTATCTTATCAGTCAAGAATGATATCAATCTGATTCGTAAAACAATTCTACCGATCCAATCCTTTCTAGACGGAATTGTTGTTGAAAGTGATCGAACATGGACTACGGAGGAAAATCAACGTTTATTAAAAAAAACCGTTCATCTATTGAAACAACAAGCGAATTGGCATCTACCTATCGTGATTAAAGGCGGAGTCCAATCACCAAATGATGCGCTAGAGTTACTTCATGCTGGTGCAGACTTTTTACTTATCAGTGATGGTTATATCTACTCAGGTCCGGGATTACCAAAACGAATATTAGAATCCCTATTATTTACTTCTTTTGGTAACTTAGAAAAATCTCAATATACTGGATGGCAATATTACTGGTGGTTTGGACTTATCATTTTTCTTTCAGGAATACTAGCATTCATTTTTAGTGTTACATCTGTGATTCTTCCTTATGACGAAGCGTTTTTGAATACAACACGAGAGCAAATATATTCATGGAATCCCCAATTACTTGCCTTTATGTCCCATGACCGGATGACTCTAGCGGGTACGATGATCTCAGGTGGTATTTTGTACATGTTTCTAGCGAAATATGGCGTTCAATATCGATTACACTGGACGAAACATGCCATTGATGTAGCTGGGATCATTGGATTTTTAGGCTTTTTATTATTTATTGGTTACGGTTATTTCGATTTCCTCCATCTATCGTTATGGATGATTCTTATTCCATTTTTCCTTAAAGGAATGAAATCTTCTAAAAACGTTAAAGCTCTTCCAGTATCCTTTGATCTTTACAATGATCGAGCGTGGAAACAATGTTTATGGGGGCAGTTGGCGTTTATTTCGTTGGGTGTATCTCTTGTCTTTGGAGGAGTTGTCATTGCGTTAATCGGTACAACGACGATATTTGTCCCGACCGACCTTGCTTATATATGTATGACCCCTGAGATGTTAAATGATTGGAACGAACGGTTAATTCCAGTGATCGCTCATGACCGAGCTGGGTTTGGTAGTGCTTTATGCAGTGTAGGAACGCTTATTTTTCTTATTTCGTTATGGGGATTTCGAAGAGGGGCCTCGTGGGTTTGGCGCGCGTTTTTCATTGGAGGCATTCCGGCATTTGTTACCGGAATTGGTACTCATTTTTGGATTGGTTACACGACTTTGATTCATCTTGTCCCTGCCTATATCGCCCTCTTCCTATATATTGTCGGATTACTAACTACGTATCGTTATTTACATGATAAAGGTTCAAAAATCTCTTAG
- the plsY gene encoding glycerol-3-phosphate 1-O-acyltransferase PlsY codes for MEFALVIICAYLLGSIPSGLIVGKAFYGIDIREHGSGNLGGTNTFRTLGVKAGLVVTISDILKGTVATLLPIWFGVELHPLLVGTFAVIGHMYPIFAGFRGGKAVATSGGVLLAYVPLLFILAILFFFVSLYVTKYVSLSSMLTAIFSFTYTLFTGDRPLIIVVAALAFFVLYRHRTNMKRILNKTEPKIKWM; via the coding sequence ATGGAATTTGCGTTAGTCATTATATGTGCGTATTTGCTCGGGTCGATACCTTCGGGGTTAATAGTGGGAAAAGCCTTTTATGGGATTGACATTCGGGAGCATGGAAGCGGTAACCTTGGAGGGACGAACACGTTTCGAACATTAGGTGTAAAAGCCGGTTTAGTGGTTACGATTTCTGATATTTTAAAAGGAACCGTTGCTACCTTGCTTCCGATATGGTTTGGGGTTGAACTTCATCCTCTACTTGTCGGGACGTTTGCGGTAATCGGACATATGTATCCAATTTTTGCTGGCTTCCGTGGAGGAAAAGCGGTAGCTACTTCAGGTGGAGTGTTGTTAGCATATGTTCCACTCCTATTTATACTCGCCATTCTTTTCTTCTTTGTTAGCTTATATGTAACGAAATATGTATCTTTATCCTCAATGTTAACGGCGATATTTTCATTTACGTACACGCTTTTTACTGGAGATCGGCCTTTAATCATTGTTGTTGCAGCATTAGCGTTTTTTGTTTTATACCGACATCGAACAAATATGAAACGAATTTTAAATAAAACGGAACCGAAAATAAAGTGGATGTAA
- a CDS encoding lamin tail domain-containing protein, with the protein MFRQLRVGVAVVLLLTLFYQVTTPTSKVHAATYGDVVINEVAWMGTTVSYNDEWIELYNNTNSTISLAGWTLTAIDGSPSISLSGTIPAKGYFLLERTDDQTVSSVVADLIYSGSLSNSGEVLELRDDQGNLIDTVDAWYAGDNDTKASMERLDPAQSGTLSSNWVTATDTYTEGLGTPKARNGGTQFGCSSTEEHLNNVSEAPGAINVYFNKCALSEYAMSGNEANYNVNLENRLIHRLNQATTSIDLATYEINLPNVVDTLIQKAAEGVQVRVIADSKDATDPYYADRFETMRLYIEKMVRGQDLLLGTNDDIIVFSDSPMFAVEDSTKRISYGLPSSASDIPEVTVTVGTQAVTGRMFVDAEEKSPGAYYSPDNQMHNKFAIVDDIWVFTGSWNFTVTGLYGDETNMSQGILDGNQQHVVEIHSPNLASIYETEFNEMWGSNTMTPDPVNANFSSRKTDNTLHWVTVGGKTVEVYFSPGDNAIGYLANLIKTEADFNTYFSIFAWSDQALVDELKYKWEGSYNDLEGTLTGFDIKGIFDSNYWNSWWSASVDMTGRTASQSSQNNPNTRWANPAPVYQDAETRKLHSKTMLIDVGTSSDPTVVIGSTNWSNNGNNINDENMLIIHDANIANQFLQEFYARYSQAGGTLPAAQ; encoded by the coding sequence ATGTTTAGGCAATTACGAGTTGGAGTAGCGGTTGTTTTACTATTGACTCTGTTTTATCAAGTAACCACCCCAACTTCAAAAGTTCATGCAGCCACATACGGTGATGTTGTGATTAATGAAGTAGCTTGGATGGGAACAACGGTTAGTTACAATGACGAGTGGATTGAGCTTTACAATAACACAAACTCAACTATTTCTCTTGCAGGATGGACGTTAACAGCAATTGATGGTTCTCCAAGCATTTCGCTATCTGGAACTATTCCTGCAAAAGGATATTTCCTTCTTGAACGAACGGATGATCAAACGGTTTCATCTGTTGTTGCTGATTTGATTTATAGTGGTTCTTTAAGTAATTCTGGTGAAGTACTTGAGCTCCGAGATGACCAAGGTAATTTAATTGATACCGTTGATGCATGGTATGCTGGTGATAACGATACGAAAGCTTCGATGGAACGTTTAGACCCAGCACAAAGTGGTACCTTATCTAGCAACTGGGTAACGGCTACGGATACATATACTGAAGGTCTTGGAACACCAAAAGCCCGTAATGGTGGTACACAATTTGGATGTTCTTCGACCGAGGAGCATTTAAACAACGTGTCTGAAGCCCCTGGAGCGATTAACGTCTATTTTAACAAATGTGCGCTTTCAGAATATGCAATGTCAGGAAATGAAGCTAACTATAATGTGAACTTAGAAAATCGGCTCATTCACCGATTAAATCAAGCGACAACAAGCATCGACTTGGCCACTTATGAAATTAACTTACCTAACGTAGTCGATACCTTGATACAAAAAGCGGCGGAAGGAGTACAAGTTCGCGTGATTGCCGATTCGAAAGACGCCACAGACCCTTATTACGCAGATCGGTTTGAAACGATGCGCTTATATATTGAAAAAATGGTTCGAGGTCAAGACCTGTTATTGGGAACGAACGACGATATTATCGTATTTTCAGATTCTCCAATGTTTGCAGTCGAAGATAGTACAAAACGGATTAGTTATGGGTTACCTTCCAGTGCAAGCGACATTCCTGAAGTGACGGTTACGGTAGGAACACAAGCGGTAACAGGACGTATGTTTGTTGATGCGGAAGAAAAATCTCCGGGTGCCTATTATTCACCAGACAATCAAATGCATAATAAGTTTGCAATTGTTGACGATATATGGGTCTTTACGGGCAGCTGGAACTTTACAGTAACTGGTCTGTACGGCGATGAAACAAACATGAGTCAAGGTATATTAGATGGAAACCAACAACATGTTGTTGAAATCCATTCTCCAAATCTTGCAAGTATATATGAAACAGAGTTTAACGAAATGTGGGGAAGTAACACCATGACCCCAGATCCAGTGAATGCAAACTTTAGCTCACGAAAGACTGATAATACTCTTCATTGGGTCACTGTGGGTGGGAAAACAGTAGAAGTTTACTTTTCACCAGGAGATAACGCCATTGGATATCTAGCAAATTTAATAAAAACAGAAGCTGATTTTAATACGTATTTCTCCATTTTTGCTTGGAGTGATCAAGCACTTGTGGACGAGTTAAAATATAAATGGGAAGGTTCGTACAATGATTTGGAAGGAACGTTAACAGGGTTTGACATTAAAGGAATTTTTGATTCAAACTATTGGAATTCCTGGTGGTCTGCGAGTGTCGATATGACGGGCCGTACTGCTTCTCAATCGAGTCAAAACAACCCAAATACTCGTTGGGCAAATCCAGCCCCTGTTTACCAAGATGCTGAAACGCGCAAGCTTCATAGTAAAACCATGCTAATAGATGTCGGTACTTCAAGTGATCCAACGGTTGTAATCGGGTCTACTAACTGGAGTAATAACGGAAATAACATAAACGACGAAAACATGCTCATTATTCATGATGCAAATATTGCAAACCAATTTTTACAAGAGTTTTATGCTCGCTACTCACAAGCGGGTGGTACCCTCCCTGCAGCACAGTAA
- a CDS encoding EAL domain-containing protein: MGFTYLKATKWIGIFLFIFAGNFMKIPIFLGIDFLFGPIISFLLLRYVGFTAGLLSAVWNGIYTYFLWGHPFGIVLMIGEYLFIAYFYIKTKRYLIIYDLSYWIFVGVPFIFLFYATLLNASVLDLSIIALKDTINGTVNAIIATLCIFIIQFWSKENRKQMKLQDLLNNMILAIFVIPSLLLFTYQMKKDWENTEQMMLVHTKRTEESISKWLHVAFEDKVEQLEKQTTLLLLNDYTFDDQLSWFQSMRVSIPELEQIVIKDFVRQQAAQFPITSNNLNKELRPYTKKEKIAVHFIKGERQKIKLTIPIFYQHPERKMYLGELEATLLFDDPANYIERMMENQPDIHVNLFDEDWNAYFSLESKRDTYLLNYLKIRSNFLFHKEMPVLWNTTNQNMNFLSLDHASYIYVKPFPSMNLSILVETPFEPYKRDILRKYVIQMGTVLIFIMMAIIVSWLISRWTLRPIHQLIQLTSNLPEKILKQQKIIWPKSPIEDVVRLVQNYEKMERELAASFSELMNQQEQLEFLANYDPLTKLYNRYALKKMFNELMAERMKDGTLIAVMYIDLDRFKLINDSLGHGIGDLVLKQIADRIKSTCPQDAVIARQGGDEFVIILHKFTNLDPVHQVASRLIDVLRQPMYIDQHELALSASMGISIAPMHGDTFTALTQYADMALYQAKEKGKNQYCLFDDSMATRFLKRVEIEKELRKALEKGQLELYYQPIQDVQSGNLTGLEALIRWNHPEKGLISPGEFIPIAEESNLIIPIGDFVLRQAIQHIRYILPYKPDIHVAVNISLQQFTDHMFVEKIKSYLKEYDIPPSALTLEITESIAITQKEFVLKKLFELKSLGVRIALDDFGTGYSSLTYLKDLPIHILKIDRSFTMELPKNEQVSGIVQTIVDLGKKLKLSLIAEGVEEQQQKEFLAKIGCEEIQGYIYSPPQPFQIICEQYIVPVKTS; the protein is encoded by the coding sequence ATGGGATTTACGTATCTAAAGGCTACCAAATGGATTGGTATATTTCTTTTTATTTTTGCGGGTAATTTTATGAAAATTCCTATTTTTTTAGGAATTGACTTTTTATTTGGACCGATCATTTCTTTCCTATTATTGCGTTATGTTGGCTTTACCGCAGGCTTACTATCGGCAGTTTGGAATGGAATCTATACTTATTTTTTATGGGGACATCCATTTGGAATCGTCTTGATGATTGGAGAATATCTCTTTATTGCTTACTTTTATATAAAAACAAAACGTTATTTGATCATTTATGATCTTTCTTACTGGATCTTTGTTGGAGTCCCATTTATTTTTCTATTTTATGCTACTTTGTTGAATGCATCCGTTTTAGACTTAAGCATCATCGCCTTAAAGGATACAATTAATGGAACGGTTAACGCCATCATCGCAACATTATGCATATTTATTATCCAATTTTGGTCGAAAGAAAACCGGAAACAAATGAAGCTCCAAGATTTATTGAATAACATGATTTTAGCCATTTTTGTCATTCCATCGTTATTGCTTTTTACCTATCAAATGAAAAAAGATTGGGAAAACACCGAACAAATGATGTTGGTCCATACGAAGCGAACGGAAGAATCGATTAGCAAATGGCTGCATGTGGCTTTTGAAGATAAAGTCGAACAATTAGAGAAACAAACGACTTTGTTATTATTGAATGACTATACGTTTGATGATCAACTTTCATGGTTTCAGTCCATGCGAGTATCGATTCCAGAACTAGAACAAATCGTTATCAAAGATTTTGTACGGCAACAAGCGGCACAATTTCCCATTACTTCAAATAATTTAAATAAGGAGCTAAGACCGTATACAAAAAAAGAAAAAATTGCTGTTCATTTTATTAAAGGAGAACGTCAAAAGATCAAGCTAACGATTCCGATATTTTATCAACATCCAGAAAGGAAAATGTATCTAGGGGAGCTAGAAGCCACCTTGCTATTTGATGATCCAGCTAATTATATTGAGCGAATGATGGAGAATCAACCAGATATCCATGTTAATCTTTTTGATGAAGATTGGAACGCATATTTTTCGCTTGAGTCGAAAAGGGATACATATTTATTAAATTATTTAAAAATAAGGAGCAATTTTCTCTTTCATAAAGAAATGCCGGTTCTTTGGAACACCACGAATCAAAACATGAATTTTTTAAGCCTAGATCATGCATCATACATCTATGTGAAACCATTTCCTTCCATGAATTTGTCTATTTTGGTGGAAACCCCATTTGAACCGTACAAACGCGATATACTTCGAAAATATGTGATTCAAATGGGGACGGTTTTAATTTTTATTATGATGGCGATTATTGTTTCGTGGCTCATTAGCCGCTGGACGCTACGACCAATTCATCAACTGATTCAATTAACAAGCAATCTGCCAGAAAAAATATTAAAGCAACAAAAAATCATCTGGCCTAAATCGCCAATTGAGGATGTTGTTCGCCTTGTTCAAAACTATGAAAAAATGGAACGGGAATTAGCGGCTTCATTTTCCGAACTGATGAATCAACAAGAGCAACTGGAGTTTTTGGCCAATTACGATCCGCTTACTAAACTTTATAACCGGTATGCGTTGAAAAAAATGTTTAATGAGCTGATGGCAGAAAGGATGAAAGATGGCACTCTCATTGCAGTCATGTATATTGATTTAGACCGGTTTAAGTTAATAAATGATTCTCTCGGTCATGGAATTGGAGACCTAGTCCTAAAACAAATAGCTGACCGAATTAAGTCTACATGCCCACAAGATGCAGTTATTGCTCGACAAGGGGGAGATGAGTTCGTTATTATTTTACATAAATTCACAAATCTTGATCCAGTGCATCAAGTGGCGAGTCGATTAATTGACGTTTTAAGACAACCGATGTACATCGACCAACATGAATTAGCTCTTTCGGCTAGTATGGGTATTAGTATTGCTCCTATGCACGGGGATACGTTTACCGCACTAACCCAGTATGCGGATATGGCCCTTTATCAAGCGAAGGAGAAAGGAAAAAACCAATATTGCCTGTTTGATGATTCGATGGCTACCCGATTTTTGAAAAGGGTGGAAATTGAAAAAGAGTTACGAAAAGCGTTGGAAAAAGGTCAACTAGAGCTTTATTACCAGCCGATTCAAGATGTTCAGTCCGGAAATCTTACAGGGCTTGAAGCGTTAATTCGTTGGAATCATCCAGAAAAAGGACTTATTTCGCCAGGTGAGTTTATTCCGATTGCGGAAGAATCAAACTTAATCATTCCCATTGGAGACTTTGTCTTAAGACAAGCCATCCAGCATATTCGATACATATTACCATATAAACCGGACATTCATGTCGCTGTGAACATTTCCCTTCAACAGTTTACGGACCATATGTTTGTCGAAAAAATTAAATCTTATTTAAAGGAATACGACATTCCGCCATCTGCATTGACCCTTGAAATTACGGAAAGTATTGCTATCACTCAAAAAGAGTTTGTACTAAAGAAATTGTTTGAACTCAAATCACTCGGAGTACGTATAGCGCTTGATGACTTTGGAACGGGGTATTCATCATTAACTTATTTAAAAGATTTACCGATTCATATATTAAAAATTGATCGAAGTTTTACTATGGAGTTACCAAAAAATGAACAAGTGAGCGGCATTGTTCAAACCATTGTAGATTTAGGAAAAAAACTTAAATTATCTCTCATTGCCGAAGGGGTAGAAGAACAACAACAAAAAGAGTTTTTAGCCAAAATAGGATGTGAAGAAATTCAAGGGTATATTTATAGTCCTCCACAACCATTCCAAATAATATGTGAGCAATACATTGTTCCTGTAAAAACGAGCTAG